The following are encoded together in the Kribbella voronezhensis genome:
- a CDS encoding MerR family transcriptional regulator: protein MRITEAARGLGTTPRMLRYREALGLLPRSRASRGTQRQYDARDLAAVRLALELEHRYDVTPAALAFALRALAEPSVAADIRNLGYRTGRLSTPPSPAEIDRERALHWLGRSGVLPPPHNRPR, encoded by the coding sequence ATGCGGATCACTGAGGCAGCCCGCGGGCTGGGCACCACCCCCAGAATGTTGCGCTATCGCGAGGCGCTCGGCCTGCTCCCCCGCTCCCGCGCCAGCCGCGGCACCCAACGCCAGTACGACGCCCGCGACCTCGCCGCGGTCCGGCTCGCGCTCGAACTGGAACACCGGTACGACGTGACGCCGGCCGCCCTCGCCTTCGCCCTCCGAGCCCTCGCCGAACCCTCGGTAGCCGCCGACATCCGCAACCTCGGCTACCGAACCGGCCGCCTCTCCACCCCACCCAGCCCCGCCGAAATAGACCGAGAACGCGCCCTCCACTGGCTCGGCCGCTCCGGCGTTCTCCCACCCCCACACAACCGCCCCCGCTGA
- a CDS encoding cation diffusion facilitator family transporter: protein MAGGGNKAVVAALLANTGIAVTKFAAWGLTQSASMLAEAIHSLADAGNQVLLLVGAKRAKREADELHQFGFGRERYVYSFIVAIVLFSVGGLFALYEGYHKVHEPHAIEHWKWVPVAVLVAAIAMESLSFRTAIVEANKLRGSVGWTRFVRNARAPELPVILLEDFAALTGLVLALIGVVLTLATGNGVFDGLGSMAIGALLVCVAIFLAIEMKSLLLGESATREVQSHIVTAIESVPGVQRLIHIKTLHLGPEELLVAAKLAVAPTTDAAVVAETIDAAERAIRAAEPMAQQIYLEPDIYSETYTPDERPAVPEAPSH from the coding sequence ATGGCAGGTGGCGGTAACAAGGCCGTCGTCGCGGCGCTGCTGGCGAACACCGGTATCGCGGTCACGAAGTTCGCCGCCTGGGGGCTGACCCAGTCCGCCTCGATGCTGGCCGAGGCGATCCACTCGCTCGCCGACGCGGGCAACCAGGTCCTGCTGCTGGTCGGTGCGAAGCGGGCCAAGCGGGAGGCCGACGAACTGCACCAGTTCGGCTTCGGCCGCGAGCGGTACGTGTACTCCTTCATCGTCGCCATCGTGCTGTTCAGCGTCGGTGGATTGTTCGCGCTGTACGAGGGCTACCACAAGGTGCACGAGCCGCACGCGATCGAGCACTGGAAGTGGGTGCCGGTCGCCGTCCTGGTCGCCGCGATCGCGATGGAGTCGCTGTCGTTCCGTACGGCGATCGTCGAGGCGAACAAACTGCGCGGCTCGGTCGGGTGGACCCGCTTCGTCCGCAACGCAAGGGCTCCTGAGCTGCCGGTCATCCTGCTGGAGGACTTCGCCGCGCTGACCGGCCTGGTGCTGGCCCTGATCGGCGTCGTGCTGACTCTTGCCACCGGCAACGGAGTCTTCGACGGCCTCGGCTCGATGGCGATCGGCGCCCTGCTGGTCTGCGTCGCGATCTTCCTGGCCATCGAGATGAAGTCGCTGCTGCTCGGCGAGTCCGCGACCCGCGAGGTCCAGTCGCACATCGTCACCGCCATCGAGAGCGTGCCCGGTGTACAGCGGTTGATCCACATCAAGACGCTGCACCTAGGCCCGGAGGAGCTCCTGGTCGCGGCCAAGCTCGCAGTAGCCCCCACCACGGACGCGGCTGTGGTGGCCGAAACCATCGACGCAGCCGAACGAGCGATCCGCGCGGCGGAACCGATGGCGCAACAGATCTACCTGGAGCCGGACATCTACAGCGAGACCTACACCCCAGACGAACGCCCCGCCGTCCCCGAGGCCCCTTCCCACTAA
- a CDS encoding helix-turn-helix domain-containing protein, which translates to MSEGVADSAVVHDKRALGYVAHLGKLPPQRIGEGQQRSSLDAARIWALQHLDLPISLHDLAGRAQVSVRTLTRRFTTETGVTPFQWLLQQRLLRARELLETTDLTVDHVARRSGLRSGESLRQHLNRHLGMTPAAYRAAFTQRPRMSTAQSA; encoded by the coding sequence TTGTCCGAAGGTGTCGCGGATAGCGCTGTCGTCCACGACAAACGGGCGCTCGGTTATGTAGCTCATCTCGGCAAACTCCCGCCACAGCGGATCGGTGAAGGACAACAGCGCTCCTCCTTGGACGCGGCCCGCATCTGGGCACTGCAGCATCTGGACCTGCCCATCTCCCTGCACGACCTGGCCGGCCGGGCCCAGGTCAGTGTGCGGACGCTGACCCGCCGGTTCACCACCGAAACTGGTGTGACGCCGTTCCAGTGGCTACTCCAGCAGCGGCTGCTGCGTGCCCGCGAACTGCTGGAGACCACCGATCTCACCGTCGACCACGTGGCCCGCCGCAGCGGCCTCCGCTCCGGCGAGTCCCTCCGCCAGCACCTGAACCGCCACCTCGGCATGACCCCAGCCGCCTACCGAGCCGCCTTCACCCAACGCCCGAGGATGAGCACCGCTCAGAGTGCGTGA
- a CDS encoding helix-turn-helix transcriptional regulator gives MNFSQALRSARQERHLSQLDLALRAGTTQRHLSFIESGRSQPGRTMVVRLGESLELSLRDRNDLLLAAGYAPVYPQTGLDDPALEHVRSALDHILAGHLPYPAIVVDADHNLVLANDAFSLFTEGVAEKLLEPPVNVLRLSLHPDGVAPRIANLSQWAQHILDRLPPGEFRDELAAYVPHVEPGPDHVGFAAPMHLRSPRGDLHLTTTITTFATALDVTVAELKLEAFLPADAETAALLTQGLGN, from the coding sequence GTGAACTTCTCTCAGGCCCTCCGGTCGGCCCGGCAGGAACGACACCTCAGCCAACTCGACCTCGCGCTCCGCGCCGGCACCACCCAGCGGCACCTCAGCTTCATCGAGTCCGGGCGTTCGCAGCCGGGACGCACCATGGTCGTCCGCCTGGGCGAATCGCTGGAACTCTCACTCCGCGACCGCAACGACCTGCTGCTCGCCGCCGGCTACGCCCCGGTCTATCCGCAGACCGGACTGGACGACCCCGCACTGGAGCACGTGCGATCGGCGCTCGACCACATCCTCGCCGGACACCTGCCGTACCCCGCAATCGTCGTCGATGCCGACCACAACCTCGTGCTGGCGAACGACGCCTTCAGCCTGTTCACGGAAGGCGTTGCGGAGAAGCTGCTCGAACCACCGGTGAACGTCCTGCGGTTGTCGCTGCACCCCGACGGCGTGGCGCCGCGGATCGCCAATCTCTCCCAGTGGGCCCAGCACATCCTGGACCGCCTGCCACCGGGCGAGTTCCGCGACGAACTGGCCGCCTACGTCCCGCATGTCGAGCCGGGCCCCGACCATGTCGGCTTCGCCGCGCCCATGCACCTGCGCTCTCCCCGCGGCGACCTGCACCTCACGACGACGATCACCACCTTCGCCACCGCCCTCGACGTGACCGTCGCCGAGTTGAAGCTGGAAGCCTTCCTCCCCGCGGACGCCGAGACCGCCGCCCTGCTGACTCAGGGATTGGGGAACTGA
- a CDS encoding ThuA domain-containing protein, which produces MLNVTVWGENVHEQDDAAVQKIYPDTMHETIAAGLRAKLGDEVKVRTAWLQQPEHGLTEEVLAETDVLTWWGHRAHGDVDDAVVERVQEAVLSGMGLIALHSAHFSKIFKKLMGTTCSLDWRSEDDRELLWTVAAGHPIAAGVPHPLVIPQEEMYGELFDVPQPDELVFVSSFSGGEVFRSGCCYRRGQGRVFYFRPGDQEYPTYHQPEVQQILANAVQWAAPVVPRQLPDVHHRKTPGWFDQA; this is translated from the coding sequence ATGCTTAACGTCACCGTCTGGGGCGAGAACGTCCACGAGCAGGACGACGCCGCGGTTCAGAAGATCTACCCCGACACCATGCACGAGACGATCGCCGCCGGCCTGCGGGCGAAGCTCGGCGACGAGGTGAAGGTCCGTACGGCGTGGTTGCAGCAACCCGAGCACGGGCTGACCGAGGAAGTGCTCGCCGAGACCGATGTGCTCACCTGGTGGGGGCACCGCGCGCACGGCGACGTGGACGACGCCGTCGTCGAGCGCGTCCAGGAGGCGGTGCTGTCCGGGATGGGCCTGATCGCCCTGCACTCGGCGCATTTCTCGAAGATCTTCAAGAAGTTGATGGGTACGACGTGCTCGCTCGACTGGCGGTCGGAGGACGACCGCGAGCTGCTCTGGACCGTCGCCGCCGGGCACCCGATCGCGGCCGGCGTACCGCATCCGCTGGTGATCCCGCAGGAGGAGATGTACGGCGAGTTGTTCGACGTACCGCAGCCGGATGAGCTGGTGTTCGTCAGCTCGTTCTCCGGTGGCGAGGTGTTCCGCTCGGGCTGCTGCTACCGGCGCGGTCAGGGCCGGGTGTTCTACTTCCGCCCGGGCGACCAGGAGTACCCGACCTACCACCAGCCGGAGGTCCAGCAGATCCTCGCGAACGCCGTCCAGTGGGCCGCTCCGGTCGTACCGCGGCAGCTCCCGGACGTGCACCACCGGAAGACACCGGGCTGGTTCGACCAAGCCTGA
- the ahcY gene encoding adenosylhomocysteinase, translated as MTFDYKVADLGLAEFGRKEIRLAEHEMPGLMAMRAQYGDSKPLSGAKIMGSLHMTIQTAVLIETLTALGAEVRWVSCNIFSTQDHAAAAVVVGPDGTADEPKGVPVFAWKGETLEEYWWCTEQALKWPGADGPNMILDDGGDATMLVHKGTEFEKAGAVPDPSTADSEEYAVVLTTLTRTLKEDPQLWTTIGAGIKGVTEETTTGVHRLYEMHKAGALLFPAINVNDSVTKSKFDNKYGCRHSLIDGINRATDVLIGGKVAVVCGYGDVGKGCAESLRGQGARVIVTEIDPICALQAAMDGYQVTTLDDVVGIADIFVTTTGNKDVITADHMSRMKHQAIVGNIGHFDNEIDMAGLYKTPGIERVTIKPQVDEFRFADGHTVIILSEGRLLNLGNATGHPSFVMSNSFTNQVLAQIELFVKTNEYPTDVYVLPKHLDEMVARLHLDALGVKLTELSKEQAEYLGVPVEGPYKSDAYRY; from the coding sequence ATGACGTTCGATTACAAGGTGGCAGATCTCGGACTCGCCGAGTTCGGTCGCAAGGAGATCCGGCTCGCCGAGCACGAGATGCCGGGCCTGATGGCGATGCGCGCGCAGTACGGCGACAGCAAGCCGTTGTCCGGCGCCAAGATCATGGGCTCGTTGCACATGACCATCCAGACCGCCGTGCTGATCGAGACGCTGACGGCGCTCGGCGCGGAGGTGCGCTGGGTCTCCTGCAACATCTTCTCCACCCAGGACCACGCGGCCGCGGCGGTCGTCGTCGGCCCGGACGGTACCGCGGACGAGCCCAAGGGTGTCCCGGTCTTCGCCTGGAAGGGCGAGACGCTCGAGGAGTACTGGTGGTGCACCGAGCAGGCGCTGAAGTGGCCCGGTGCTGACGGCCCGAACATGATCCTGGACGACGGCGGCGACGCCACCATGCTCGTCCACAAGGGCACCGAGTTCGAGAAGGCGGGCGCCGTACCGGACCCGTCGACCGCGGACTCCGAGGAGTACGCCGTCGTCCTGACCACGCTGACCCGGACGCTGAAGGAAGACCCGCAGCTCTGGACCACGATCGGGGCCGGCATCAAGGGCGTCACCGAGGAGACCACCACCGGCGTGCACCGGCTGTACGAGATGCACAAGGCCGGCGCGCTGCTGTTCCCGGCGATCAACGTCAACGACTCGGTCACCAAGTCGAAGTTCGACAACAAGTACGGCTGCCGGCACTCGCTGATCGACGGCATCAACCGCGCGACCGACGTGCTGATCGGCGGCAAGGTCGCGGTCGTCTGCGGGTACGGCGACGTCGGCAAGGGCTGTGCGGAGTCGCTGCGCGGCCAGGGCGCCCGGGTCATCGTCACCGAGATCGACCCGATCTGCGCGCTGCAGGCGGCGATGGACGGCTACCAGGTCACCACGCTGGACGACGTCGTCGGCATCGCCGACATCTTCGTCACCACCACCGGCAACAAGGACGTCATCACCGCGGACCACATGTCGCGGATGAAGCACCAGGCGATCGTCGGCAACATCGGCCACTTCGACAACGAGATCGACATGGCCGGCCTGTACAAGACCCCGGGCATCGAGCGGGTCACGATCAAGCCGCAGGTCGACGAGTTCCGCTTCGCCGACGGTCACACCGTGATCATCCTGTCCGAGGGCCGGCTGCTGAACCTGGGCAACGCCACCGGTCACCCGTCGTTCGTGATGTCGAACTCGTTCACGAACCAGGTGCTCGCGCAGATCGAGCTGTTCGTGAAGACGAACGAGTACCCGACCGACGTCTACGTGCTGCCCAAGCACCTCGACGAGATGGTCGCCCGGCTGCACCTCGACGCACTCGGTGTGAAGCTCACCGAGCTGTCCAAGGAGCAGGCCGAGTACCTCGGCGTACCGGTCGAGGGTCCGTACAAGTCGGACGCCTACCGCTACTGA
- a CDS encoding aminoglycoside phosphotransferase family protein, translating into MHVDQVDVTAEVVATLIQEQFPQWNGQAIRRLPSTGTVNAIFRIGDDLSARFPLRLADAAEVLAVLEREARASAELAQVSRFPVPEPVALGRPGAGYPMPWSVQTWLPGTIAFHADASGSNAFAEDLGAFIAALRKADTRGRLFSGEGRGGVLADHDEWMAKCFEESEGLLDVPPLRRLWSRFRELPRTSADVMSHGDLIPGNVLVEGDRLSGVLDTGGFGPADPALDLVGAWHLLQAGPRDVLRRTLACDDLEWERGKAWAFQQAMGVVWYYVDTNPTMSKMGCQTLDRILQSME; encoded by the coding sequence ATGCACGTTGACCAAGTGGACGTGACCGCCGAAGTTGTTGCGACCTTGATCCAGGAGCAGTTCCCGCAGTGGAACGGCCAGGCGATTCGACGCCTGCCGTCGACGGGGACGGTCAACGCCATCTTCCGGATAGGGGACGACCTGTCTGCGCGCTTCCCGCTGCGGCTGGCCGATGCTGCCGAGGTGCTGGCGGTTCTGGAACGGGAAGCCCGGGCGAGTGCGGAGCTCGCACAGGTGTCTCGGTTTCCCGTCCCCGAACCCGTCGCGTTGGGAAGGCCGGGAGCGGGGTACCCGATGCCGTGGTCGGTGCAGACCTGGCTGCCGGGAACGATCGCCTTCCACGCCGACGCCAGTGGGTCGAACGCTTTTGCCGAGGACCTTGGGGCGTTCATCGCAGCCCTGCGAAAGGCCGACACACGAGGACGACTCTTCAGCGGCGAAGGTCGTGGCGGCGTACTCGCCGACCACGACGAATGGATGGCGAAGTGCTTCGAGGAGAGCGAGGGGTTGCTCGACGTGCCCCCGCTGCGCCGACTGTGGAGCCGTTTCCGGGAGCTGCCGCGCACGAGTGCCGATGTGATGAGCCATGGTGACTTGATTCCCGGCAACGTACTGGTCGAGGGAGACCGGCTCAGCGGCGTACTGGACACCGGCGGCTTCGGCCCGGCCGATCCCGCGCTGGATCTGGTCGGCGCGTGGCACCTGTTGCAGGCCGGCCCGCGCGATGTCCTCCGACGGACACTGGCTTGCGACGACCTCGAGTGGGAGCGCGGCAAGGCCTGGGCATTCCAACAGGCGATGGGCGTCGTCTGGTACTACGTCGACACCAACCCGACGATGAGCAAAATGGGCTGCCAAACCCTCGACCGCATCCTGCAGTCGATGGAGTAA
- a CDS encoding SIS domain-containing protein has protein sequence MSLFDDSRLDDPAALRATDHLLRRLAGAGARVRAEIAFSSDVLAGLGSDGFRPRAIVAAGRDARLVRAVLEPVCPVPFVAWPGPGLPGWTGPLDLVIVLGGTSEDSGAMSAASEAVRRGCGLMVASPEDSPVAQASAGSRHAIRLPSQSDDQLAAAVAVLQALHQMELGPAVDADAVAAMLDEVAIECSPNNDVASNPAKDLSLMLADALPLVWGGSVLAARAARRVVEAMRLASGRPALAADAGHLLPVLASQPPRDVFADPFDKQEDLRPGLIILDDGVEDEGVMETQRKLQEKAERHEVRVHVVTQANGTDVARYAALTQHGRYAAAYLGIGLGRYGTPVDDRSAPGNPAEDPAW, from the coding sequence ATGAGCCTCTTCGACGACTCGCGGCTGGACGACCCCGCCGCACTCCGGGCGACCGATCATCTGCTGCGCCGCCTGGCGGGTGCGGGCGCTCGCGTCCGGGCCGAGATCGCGTTCTCCTCGGACGTGCTGGCCGGTCTGGGCAGCGACGGCTTCCGGCCCCGTGCGATCGTGGCCGCCGGTCGCGATGCCCGGCTGGTGCGAGCCGTGCTCGAGCCGGTCTGCCCGGTGCCGTTCGTGGCCTGGCCCGGTCCCGGCCTGCCGGGCTGGACCGGCCCGCTCGACCTGGTGATCGTCCTCGGCGGGACGTCGGAGGACTCCGGCGCGATGTCGGCAGCCTCCGAGGCCGTACGCCGTGGTTGCGGGCTGATGGTCGCGTCGCCGGAGGACTCGCCCGTCGCGCAGGCTTCGGCCGGCTCGCGGCACGCCATCCGGCTCCCGTCGCAGTCGGACGACCAGTTGGCCGCCGCCGTCGCAGTACTGCAGGCGCTGCACCAGATGGAGCTAGGGCCCGCGGTGGACGCGGACGCGGTCGCGGCGATGCTGGACGAGGTCGCCATCGAGTGCTCGCCGAACAACGACGTCGCGTCGAACCCGGCGAAGGATCTGTCGTTGATGCTGGCTGACGCGCTGCCCCTGGTGTGGGGTGGCTCGGTGCTGGCGGCTCGTGCTGCCCGTCGTGTCGTCGAGGCGATGCGGTTGGCCAGTGGGCGCCCGGCGCTCGCTGCCGACGCGGGACACCTGCTGCCTGTGCTTGCGAGCCAGCCACCGCGCGACGTGTTCGCGGACCCCTTCGACAAGCAGGAGGATCTCCGCCCCGGTCTGATCATCCTGGACGACGGGGTGGAGGACGAGGGCGTCATGGAGACCCAGCGGAAGCTGCAGGAGAAGGCCGAGCGGCACGAGGTCCGGGTGCATGTCGTCACCCAGGCCAACGGCACCGACGTGGCGCGCTACGCGGCCCTGACCCAGCACGGCCGCTACGCCGCGGCGTACTTGGGGATCGGCCTCGGCCGCTACGGCACGCCGGTCGACGACCGGTCGGCGCCAGGCAACCCCGCGGAGGATCCGGCGTGGTAG
- a CDS encoding Trm112 family protein: MTPPNINLDPDLLSILVCPKCRSEFRVDDEANELVCTNATCALAYPVRDDIPVLLIDEARETRQENSQA; this comes from the coding sequence ATGACTCCCCCTAACATCAACCTGGACCCCGACCTGCTCAGCATCCTGGTCTGCCCGAAGTGCCGCTCGGAGTTCCGGGTGGACGACGAGGCGAACGAGCTGGTCTGCACCAACGCGACCTGCGCCCTGGCGTACCCGGTCCGTGACGACATCCCCGTACTGCTGATCGACGAGGCCCGCGAGACCCGCCAGGAGAACTCGCAGGCATGA
- a CDS encoding Gfo/Idh/MocA family protein has protein sequence MNDQKLRVGVVGLGFAGRTALEAFAELPDVEVVALAGLEKDILADLGEKFRVPQLFEKWEDLVETPGLDAVSIGTPTQLHAPIALAALDKGLHVLCEKPLARTVAEGQAMVEAAKKAGKVLKVVFNHRERGDVAALKHQIDEGQLGRIYYAKAHWMRRNGIPGMGGWFTNRELSGGGPLIDLGVHILDLALHLLNEPKVTTVSANTFAELGPRGRGSSASVIRPTVDTLGSKFEVEDLATAYLRLEGGGALQLETSWATYRAPGDNFGIELFGTEGGAKIEVQNYTSTDTLRIFTDVAGVPAEVRPATGAGLGHRAVVSEFVAIVLSGDWSAHIGSEALVRTQVIDACYASAQAGREVVLDA, from the coding sequence GTGAACGATCAAAAACTACGCGTCGGAGTCGTCGGGCTGGGATTCGCCGGCCGGACCGCCCTGGAAGCCTTCGCCGAGCTGCCCGATGTCGAGGTGGTCGCGCTCGCCGGCCTGGAGAAGGACATTCTCGCCGACCTCGGTGAGAAGTTCCGGGTGCCGCAGCTTTTCGAGAAGTGGGAGGACCTGGTCGAGACCCCCGGCCTCGATGCCGTCAGCATCGGGACGCCGACCCAGTTGCACGCGCCGATCGCGCTGGCCGCCCTGGACAAGGGCCTGCACGTGTTGTGCGAGAAGCCGCTGGCCCGGACCGTCGCCGAAGGCCAGGCGATGGTCGAGGCCGCGAAGAAGGCCGGCAAGGTGCTGAAGGTGGTGTTCAACCACCGCGAGCGCGGCGACGTCGCGGCCCTGAAGCACCAGATCGACGAGGGCCAGCTGGGCCGCATCTACTACGCGAAGGCGCACTGGATGCGCCGCAACGGCATCCCCGGCATGGGCGGCTGGTTCACCAACCGCGAGCTGTCCGGTGGCGGCCCGCTGATCGACCTCGGCGTGCACATCCTCGACCTGGCCCTGCACCTGCTGAACGAGCCGAAGGTGACCACGGTCAGCGCGAACACCTTCGCCGAGCTCGGTCCGCGCGGCCGCGGCAGCTCCGCCAGTGTGATCCGGCCGACCGTCGACACGCTCGGCTCCAAGTTCGAGGTGGAGGACCTCGCCACGGCGTACCTGCGGCTCGAGGGCGGCGGTGCGCTGCAGCTGGAGACGAGCTGGGCGACGTACCGCGCTCCCGGCGACAACTTCGGGATCGAGCTGTTCGGTACCGAGGGCGGCGCGAAGATCGAAGTACAGAACTACACCAGTACCGACACGCTGCGGATCTTCACCGACGTCGCGGGCGTGCCCGCCGAGGTGCGGCCCGCCACCGGCGCGGGACTCGGTCACCGCGCGGTCGTCAGCGAGTTCGTCGCCATCGTGCTGAGCGGCGACTGGTCGGCGCACATCGGGTCCGAGGCACTCGTCCGGACCCAGGTCATCGACGCCTGTTACGCCTCGGCGCAGGCAGGACGAGAGGTCGTACTCGATGCTTAA
- a CDS encoding phosphomannomutase/phosphoglucomutase → MVDVAAIFKAYDVRGVVPDQLDEAVARATGAAFVEVLDVLAGPGSVVIGYDMRPSSPGLAAAFAEGVTSTGADVIDIGLASTDQLYFASGRLQLPGAMFTASHNPAKYNGIKMCRAGASPVGSESGLRDIADLVAKAVTEGPISVAVPGKVVHKDLLTAYADHLNDLVDLSGIRPLKVVVDAGNGMGGHTVPAVFATGPVEIVPMYFELDGNFPNHEANPLDPKNLVDLQAKVVEVGADLGLAFDGDADRCFVVDEKGAPISPSAVTGAVAVRELAKHPGSAVIHNLITSKAVPELITEHGGTPVRARVGHSYIKQKMAETDAVFGGEHSAHYYFRDFWRADTGMLAALHVLAALGEQDLPASELFAVYERYVASGEINSRVDDAAATVAAIEDTYSGTDGITVDHLDGLTVDAGTWWFNVRASNTEPLLRLNVEAPDAATMERVRDEVLALITGASTREGN, encoded by the coding sequence ATGGTTGACGTTGCTGCGATCTTCAAGGCGTACGACGTCCGCGGGGTCGTTCCGGACCAGCTGGACGAGGCGGTGGCCCGGGCGACCGGGGCGGCGTTCGTCGAGGTCCTGGACGTGCTCGCGGGCCCCGGGTCGGTGGTGATCGGGTACGACATGCGCCCGTCCAGCCCCGGGCTGGCGGCCGCGTTCGCCGAGGGTGTGACCAGCACCGGCGCCGACGTGATCGACATCGGCCTGGCCTCCACCGACCAGCTGTACTTCGCCTCCGGCCGGCTCCAGTTGCCCGGTGCGATGTTCACCGCGAGCCACAACCCGGCGAAGTACAACGGGATCAAGATGTGCCGCGCGGGGGCGTCCCCGGTCGGCTCGGAGTCCGGCCTGCGCGACATCGCGGACCTGGTCGCCAAGGCGGTGACCGAGGGACCGATCAGCGTCGCGGTGCCCGGCAAGGTGGTGCACAAGGACCTGCTGACGGCGTACGCCGATCATCTCAACGACCTCGTCGACCTGAGCGGCATCCGCCCGCTCAAGGTCGTCGTCGACGCCGGGAACGGGATGGGCGGGCACACCGTGCCGGCCGTGTTCGCGACCGGCCCGGTCGAGATCGTGCCGATGTACTTCGAGCTGGACGGCAACTTCCCCAACCACGAGGCGAACCCGCTGGACCCGAAGAACCTGGTCGACCTGCAGGCCAAGGTGGTCGAGGTGGGCGCGGATCTCGGGCTGGCCTTCGACGGCGACGCCGACCGCTGCTTCGTCGTCGACGAGAAGGGCGCGCCGATCTCGCCGAGCGCGGTCACCGGCGCCGTCGCCGTACGGGAGCTGGCCAAGCACCCGGGCTCGGCGGTGATCCACAACCTGATCACGTCCAAGGCGGTGCCCGAGTTGATCACCGAGCACGGCGGTACGCCGGTGCGCGCGCGGGTCGGGCACTCCTACATCAAGCAGAAGATGGCCGAGACCGACGCCGTGTTCGGCGGCGAGCACTCGGCGCACTACTACTTCCGCGATTTCTGGCGGGCCGACACCGGGATGCTCGCGGCACTGCACGTGCTCGCGGCGCTCGGTGAGCAGGACCTGCCGGCCAGTGAGTTGTTCGCCGTCTACGAGCGCTATGTGGCCTCGGGCGAGATCAACAGCCGGGTGGACGACGCGGCCGCGACAGTCGCCGCGATCGAAGACACCTACTCCGGCACTGACGGGATTACCGTTGACCATCTGGACGGTCTGACGGTCGACGCGGGGACGTGGTGGTTCAACGTCCGCGCGTCGAACACCGAGCCGCTGCTGCGGCTGAACGTCGAGGCTCCGGACGCCGCCACCATGGAGCGGGTCCGGGACGAGGTACTGGCCCTGATCACCGGCGCATCCACCCGAGAAGGAAACTGA
- the manA gene encoding mannose-6-phosphate isomerase, class I: MVARLQNTIRDYAWGSRTALPELLGVEPDGNPQAELWMGAHESASSLVGGESLYQLVSAEPAAVLGEETAERFEGRFPFLAKLLAAEQPLSIQAHPSRSQAIDGYARDEAAEIPRDAADRNYKDSWPKPEILIALGPFDALVGFRPLDESVALLEALGAPELQELADLLRDGKLRDAFTHFMSSDRDSIRPLVAALGEACRRYDGTAWAVEIETLDKLCVDFPDDPGVLAALLLNRVRLERFQAVYLPAGNVHAYLHGTGFEVMANSDNVLRGGLTRKHVDVPELVSVVDFEPLTSPVLEGSDEAAGVTAYETGCEYFAVRRVEVAGEVDVRAEGPRIVACVEGTVTVGAEGTEDTVELSTGQSAFLRGPEGPCNLRGSGTAFVVSTG; this comes from the coding sequence GTGGTAGCTCGGCTGCAGAACACCATCCGGGACTACGCCTGGGGCTCGCGGACCGCACTCCCCGAGCTGCTCGGGGTGGAGCCGGACGGGAACCCGCAGGCGGAGCTCTGGATGGGCGCGCACGAGTCGGCGTCGTCGCTGGTCGGCGGCGAGTCGCTGTACCAGTTGGTGTCGGCCGAGCCCGCCGCAGTACTGGGTGAGGAGACGGCCGAGCGGTTCGAGGGACGGTTCCCGTTCCTGGCGAAGCTGCTCGCCGCCGAGCAGCCGTTGTCGATCCAGGCGCACCCGTCGCGGTCGCAGGCGATCGACGGGTATGCCCGGGACGAGGCGGCGGAGATTCCGCGCGACGCCGCCGACCGGAACTACAAGGACTCCTGGCCGAAGCCGGAGATCCTGATCGCGCTCGGACCGTTCGACGCGCTGGTCGGGTTCCGGCCGCTCGACGAGTCGGTCGCCTTGCTGGAGGCGCTCGGCGCTCCGGAGCTGCAGGAACTGGCCGATCTGCTCCGGGACGGGAAGTTGCGCGACGCGTTCACGCACTTCATGAGCTCCGACCGGGACTCCATCCGGCCGCTGGTCGCCGCACTCGGCGAGGCGTGCCGCCGGTACGACGGTACTGCGTGGGCCGTGGAGATCGAGACGCTCGACAAGCTCTGCGTGGACTTCCCCGACGACCCCGGCGTACTGGCCGCCCTGCTGCTCAACCGGGTCCGGTTGGAGCGGTTCCAGGCGGTGTACCTGCCGGCCGGGAACGTGCACGCGTATCTGCACGGCACCGGGTTCGAGGTGATGGCGAACTCGGACAACGTCCTGCGTGGCGGGCTCACCCGCAAGCATGTCGACGTACCGGAGCTCGTCTCCGTGGTCGACTTCGAGCCGCTCACCTCGCCCGTGCTGGAAGGCAGTGACGAGGCGGCCGGCGTCACGGCGTACGAGACCGGCTGTGAGTACTTCGCCGTCCGCCGGGTCGAGGTCGCCGGCGAGGTGGACGTGCGCGCGGAAGGTCCCCGGATCGTCGCGTGCGTTGAGGGAACGGTGACGGTAGGTGCTGAGGGCACCGAAGACACCGTCGAGTTGTCCACCGGTCAGTCGGCGTTCCTCCGAGGACCCGAAGGACCCTGTAATCTGCGGGGTTCCGGCACGGCTTTCGTCGTGTCCACAGGCTGA